From a region of the Lentilactobacillus curieae genome:
- a CDS encoding glycosyltransferase family 39 protein, which translates to MQYSKAPQRKKFDWVLTAIIALALFLYGWQCWKAGNANSFYTSAIKSMTMSFKNFFFASFDPAGYITVDKPPVALWFMAISAKIFGLHGWSIVLPSILFSTGSVFLIYKLVTPHFGRNAGRMAALIMTLTPIVVANARTNNMDATLMFFLLLALWFLDKAVQTSKTRWLLISFGLVGIGFNIKMLQAFMILPAMYFFYWIAGHESWKQKIIKTLLATLSLAVFTLALPITIDSIPASQRPYIGGSQHNSELELAFGYNGTQRLTGQSGGGGGAMPSGGKHKQPKGIPSGVKKKLSGEKMKAPKMGGAGKKGGGGGAFNIGTAGPFRLFQKELGPQISWLLPMAIIGLMFSLFAYKDRRRRWYELSEQQKNLLMWAGWLVPVYGFFSIAGFFHPYYMIMLAPPIAVMAGVGVTKLISGIRKSGIMSISGLTLVVGVILTGILQLWYAYEYYPRWTGILFGLIILLAVALVVLRNHQKLIRYGSIAAIIGIMVIPTWWSLTPTIAAESAGIPSAGPDLLSNKQGATGMGGGDMGNQLNTKLLNYLEKNQDGAKYLFATSSSQSAAPYIIKTGKPVMAMGGFQGSDPAITLKELKQLVKSGQLKYFYGGGMMGGQGSSSSENSKIISWVKKNGKKVASSEYLDKTSKNNQPGQVSQTRKSRSTNKSKASGQMPNRPNKSSKQGPGFKGKGKPGKNLKQNPNPKQKATGKQTSNSKPKQGMKQPQGPMGGGNQETLYDLSGIYK; encoded by the coding sequence ATGCAATATAGTAAAGCACCCCAGCGAAAAAAATTTGACTGGGTTTTAACAGCAATTATAGCACTTGCACTATTTTTATACGGATGGCAATGCTGGAAAGCGGGAAATGCTAACTCGTTTTATACATCCGCAATTAAGAGTATGACAATGAGCTTCAAGAATTTCTTCTTTGCCAGTTTTGATCCTGCAGGGTACATCACAGTAGATAAACCGCCAGTTGCACTTTGGTTTATGGCAATCAGTGCTAAAATATTTGGCCTCCATGGATGGAGCATTGTTCTTCCGTCAATATTGTTTAGTACCGGTTCCGTATTTTTGATTTATAAGCTGGTAACTCCGCACTTTGGAAGAAACGCAGGGCGGATGGCAGCATTAATCATGACGCTTACACCGATTGTGGTTGCCAACGCACGGACTAATAACATGGATGCAACATTGATGTTCTTCTTGTTATTGGCTCTCTGGTTTTTGGACAAAGCGGTTCAGACAAGCAAAACTCGTTGGCTACTGATTAGTTTTGGACTTGTCGGAATTGGATTTAATATCAAGATGCTTCAAGCATTTATGATCTTGCCAGCGATGTATTTCTTCTACTGGATTGCTGGTCATGAAAGTTGGAAACAAAAAATTATCAAGACACTTTTGGCCACGCTGTCACTAGCTGTCTTTACGTTGGCTTTGCCGATCACTATTGATTCAATCCCGGCATCACAGCGTCCATATATCGGTGGGTCTCAACATAATTCAGAGTTAGAACTCGCGTTTGGATATAACGGTACTCAAAGACTTACGGGACAATCTGGTGGCGGTGGTGGTGCCATGCCAAGTGGGGGTAAACACAAGCAACCTAAGGGAATTCCCTCCGGTGTTAAGAAGAAGCTCAGTGGGGAAAAAATGAAAGCACCAAAGATGGGCGGAGCCGGTAAAAAAGGTGGCGGTGGTGGCGCATTTAACATTGGAACTGCCGGACCATTCCGCCTATTTCAAAAAGAACTAGGACCACAAATTAGTTGGCTATTGCCGATGGCAATTATCGGATTGATGTTTAGTCTGTTTGCATATAAAGACCGACGTCGTCGGTGGTATGAACTATCCGAACAGCAAAAGAATCTGTTGATGTGGGCAGGCTGGTTAGTTCCGGTTTATGGATTCTTTTCAATTGCGGGATTCTTTCACCCATACTACATGATAATGTTGGCACCTCCAATTGCCGTCATGGCTGGTGTTGGGGTCACTAAGTTAATTTCGGGGATCCGAAAATCCGGAATAATGAGTATTTCTGGTCTTACGTTGGTTGTTGGCGTTATCTTAACTGGAATTCTTCAGTTGTGGTATGCCTATGAATATTATCCACGTTGGACAGGCATTTTATTTGGACTGATTATCCTATTGGCAGTCGCCTTAGTTGTACTAAGAAACCATCAGAAACTGATTCGTTACGGTAGTATTGCCGCCATAATCGGAATCATGGTGATTCCAACATGGTGGTCATTGACACCAACAATTGCAGCTGAATCCGCCGGAATTCCTAGTGCTGGACCTGATTTATTATCCAATAAACAAGGAGCTACCGGAATGGGTGGCGGAGATATGGGTAACCAGCTCAACACCAAATTGCTGAACTATTTGGAAAAGAATCAGGATGGTGCTAAATATTTATTCGCCACTAGTAGTTCTCAATCAGCAGCACCATACATTATTAAGACTGGAAAACCAGTGATGGCAATGGGCGGCTTCCAAGGATCCGATCCGGCCATTACCTTAAAGGAGTTAAAGCAGCTCGTTAAGTCAGGCCAACTTAAGTATTTTTACGGTGGTGGAATGATGGGTGGTCAAGGATCAAGTAGTAGTGAGAATAGCAAAATCATAAGCTGGGTCAAGAAAAATGGTAAGAAAGTTGCAAGTTCAGAATATCTGGATAAGACAAGCAAAAATAACCAACCTGGGCAGGTTAGTCAAACTAGAAAATCACGTAGTACCAACAAATCTAAAGCTAGTGGACAAATGCCCAATAGACCTAATAAATCATCAAAGCAAGGA
- a CDS encoding response regulator transcription factor, with protein MNDLNILVIEDDEDLAKSLKLFLDDLGKVTVSYDGFEGQMLGEDGIYDLVVLDLMLPEINGFEILKKWRTDDKLDMPVLILTAKDTLDDKVHGFQLGADDYLTKPFHREELLLRVKALLKRSGRIGDENQLTVEPFSANLKNRTVKVNGTNLELNGKEYDLLVYFLQNPGTIITKDQIFDRLWGFDSDTALSVIEVYMSNLRKKIKQVAEIQPIKTIRNVGYIFETEE; from the coding sequence TTGAACGACTTAAACATTCTAGTAATCGAAGACGATGAAGATCTCGCAAAAAGTCTTAAACTATTTTTAGACGACCTTGGTAAGGTAACAGTTAGTTACGACGGCTTTGAAGGCCAAATGCTAGGAGAAGACGGTATTTATGACCTAGTTGTACTTGACCTAATGTTGCCTGAAATAAATGGCTTTGAAATACTGAAAAAATGGCGGACCGATGATAAGTTGGATATGCCCGTATTAATCTTGACTGCCAAGGACACTCTAGATGATAAGGTCCACGGCTTTCAATTAGGGGCAGATGACTACCTCACTAAACCATTTCACAGAGAAGAATTATTATTACGTGTAAAAGCGCTACTTAAGCGTTCTGGACGAATCGGTGATGAAAATCAACTAACCGTTGAACCATTTAGTGCCAACTTAAAAAACCGCACAGTCAAGGTTAATGGCACTAACCTTGAACTGAACGGTAAAGAATATGATTTATTAGTTTACTTCTTGCAAAATCCCGGCACCATTATTACCAAAGATCAAATTTTTGACCGTTTATGGGGATTCGACTCAGATACTGCTCTATCAGTAATTGAAGTTTATATGAGTAATTTGAGAAAGAAGATCAAGCAAGTAGCGGAAATTCAACCCATCAAAACCATCAGAAACGTTGGTTACATTTTTGAAACGGAGGAATAG
- a CDS encoding sensor histidine kinase, whose amino-acid sequence MAKNDPQQKQQRTFFVKELIAFAVLFILLGFTVFGIFQHSVMQNVDIGLENQRSQILTNQSQPSIRIDPNKGTAKITPSVGGPFRSSTIIFDKDGTIINKPMLGDHFYSLIKSIKLDKTQTDKIYDMTISSKNFTSHFRTLLVKVPESNENALYAGNYAMIVENIDADLLALKSFQKAIFITIIIFWILAISIAYYLSKSSMKPILKSWRRQRDFSANAAHELRTPLTIIRNQLEFLLTKPNDKVVDQAEKISTSLNSVNQLQTLTDRLLTLSRSDADVVQVNLQSQKLDTFFTEVIRPYKDVAASQNKNLTVNIDTPGSGAFDGGLIRQLLVILIDNGIKYTPTEGEIGIDIQRIKDNLKIKVSDNGPGIPDTDKKRIFERFYRTDKSRNSKTGGNGLGLAIASFIVDQHHGKISVRDNQPNGAIFEVSIPLKSHVKVI is encoded by the coding sequence TTGGCAAAAAATGACCCTCAGCAAAAACAGCAGCGAACCTTCTTTGTTAAGGAACTGATTGCCTTTGCCGTACTGTTTATCTTGCTTGGATTTACAGTGTTCGGAATTTTTCAACATTCAGTAATGCAAAACGTTGATATTGGTTTGGAAAATCAGCGGAGCCAAATCCTAACCAACCAATCGCAACCATCAATAAGAATTGACCCTAACAAGGGGACGGCAAAGATTACTCCATCTGTAGGTGGCCCTTTCAGATCATCAACAATCATCTTTGATAAAGATGGCACAATCATTAACAAGCCAATGCTAGGTGACCACTTCTACTCACTTATCAAGAGTATAAAATTAGATAAAACTCAGACTGATAAAATTTATGACATGACAATCAGTTCCAAAAACTTTACTAGCCACTTTAGAACATTATTAGTAAAGGTTCCTGAAAGTAATGAAAACGCCCTGTATGCAGGTAACTATGCAATGATCGTTGAAAACATAGATGCTGATCTCCTGGCTCTAAAAAGCTTCCAAAAGGCAATCTTTATCACAATTATTATTTTCTGGATTCTAGCAATTAGTATTGCATACTACCTTTCAAAATCCAGCATGAAGCCAATCTTAAAATCATGGCGGCGTCAAAGGGACTTCAGTGCTAATGCCGCACACGAATTGAGAACTCCCCTAACAATTATCCGTAATCAGCTTGAGTTCTTGTTAACTAAGCCCAATGATAAAGTTGTTGATCAAGCGGAGAAAATCTCCACATCTCTCAACAGTGTTAATCAGCTACAAACGTTAACCGATAGGCTCCTAACGTTGTCTAGGTCTGATGCAGATGTTGTCCAAGTTAATTTGCAGTCACAAAAACTAGACACCTTTTTTACCGAGGTAATTCGGCCATACAAAGATGTTGCTGCCAGCCAAAATAAAAACCTAACTGTAAATATTGATACTCCAGGATCTGGAGCTTTTGATGGTGGCTTGATTCGCCAACTGTTAGTAATTTTGATTGATAACGGAATCAAGTACACCCCAACTGAAGGTGAGATTGGCATTGATATTCAACGAATTAAGGATAACTTGAAGATTAAGGTTAGCGATAATGGACCGGGAATCCCAGATACAGATAAAAAGCGGATTTTCGAGCGTTTCTACCGAACTGATAAATCAAGAAATAGTAAAACCGGTGGCAATGGTCTCGGTTTAGCAATTGCATCATTTATCGTTGACCAACATCACGGAAAAATTTCCGTGAGGGACAATCAACCAAATGGTGCAATATTTGAAGTTTCAATTCCGCTTAAAAGTCATGTCAAAGTGATATAA
- the uxaC gene encoding glucuronate isomerase — MSLLNDDFLLTNDMAKKLFHDHAEKMPIIDFHCHLEPKEIYENKNYDNITQVWINEGNFGDHYKWRLMRANGVKEDLITGDGDDYEKFIAWAKTIEKAFGNPLYEWTHLELRRFFGIDDVFSEKTAPAIWEKANKMLATEDFKPRNLIKRSNVEVVCTTDDPASDLKYHKLLKEEEKENGFKVLPAMRPDAVFNLTSAGYDDYLKQLSAISGKDINSFKDLMAALDQRFDFFETMGGSLSDHGLNFFRFNKASDSEVDAIIKKARNNEDLTETEIDKYQTMVVEELMKLNKKHNWTMQFHMNVIRDANKPMLKAFGSNGGFDSMGTQADIADQFMKLLIDMQSENELPKMILYSLNPNDWLQLASGMGDFQQDGVQKIQLGAAWWFNDTYTGMTNQLTTMAEQSLLSNFVGMLTDSRSFLSYPRHEYFRRVLCNLIGTWAERGQVPEDEELLGKMVEDISYNNAHDYFGFYK; from the coding sequence ATGTCATTATTGAACGATGATTTTCTATTAACTAATGATATGGCAAAAAAGCTTTTCCATGATCATGCTGAAAAAATGCCAATTATTGATTTTCATTGTCACTTGGAACCAAAAGAAATTTACGAAAACAAGAACTATGACAATATTACCCAGGTTTGGATCAATGAAGGAAACTTTGGGGACCATTATAAGTGGCGGTTAATGCGCGCCAACGGGGTCAAGGAAGACTTGATTACTGGTGATGGTGATGATTACGAAAAGTTCATTGCTTGGGCAAAAACAATCGAAAAAGCGTTCGGCAACCCACTCTATGAGTGGACGCACCTTGAGTTAAGACGTTTCTTCGGGATTGATGATGTTTTCAGTGAAAAGACAGCCCCAGCAATTTGGGAAAAGGCTAATAAAATGTTGGCAACTGAGGACTTCAAACCAAGAAACTTAATCAAGCGTTCTAATGTTGAAGTTGTTTGTACAACAGATGATCCTGCCTCAGACCTTAAGTATCACAAATTACTTAAGGAAGAAGAAAAGGAAAACGGATTTAAAGTATTGCCAGCAATGCGTCCAGACGCTGTGTTTAACCTAACTAGTGCTGGGTATGATGACTACCTGAAGCAGTTATCTGCAATTTCAGGTAAGGACATCAATTCATTTAAAGACTTGATGGCTGCTCTAGACCAAAGATTTGATTTCTTTGAAACCATGGGCGGTAGCTTATCAGACCATGGCTTGAATTTCTTCCGATTTAACAAGGCTAGTGATTCAGAAGTTGATGCAATTATCAAAAAGGCTCGTAATAACGAAGATTTGACTGAAACTGAAATTGATAAGTATCAAACGATGGTCGTTGAAGAGTTAATGAAACTGAATAAGAAGCACAACTGGACAATGCAATTCCATATGAATGTTATCCGTGATGCCAACAAGCCAATGCTTAAGGCATTTGGTAGTAACGGTGGGTTTGATTCGATGGGAACTCAAGCTGATATTGCAGATCAATTTATGAAGTTATTGATTGATATGCAATCAGAAAATGAATTGCCAAAGATGATTTTGTACTCACTTAATCCAAACGATTGGCTTCAATTAGCCAGTGGAATGGGTGACTTCCAACAAGATGGTGTTCAGAAGATTCAGTTAGGGGCTGCATGGTGGTTTAATGACACCTACACTGGAATGACCAACCAACTTACAACTATGGCAGAACAAAGCTTGTTATCAAACTTTGTTGGAATGTTAACGGATTCACGGAGTTTCTTATCGTATCCACGTCATGAGTACTTTAGACGAGTTCTATGTAATTTGATTGGAACCTGGGCAGAACGTGGTCAAGTTCCAGAAGATGAAGAATTATTGGGTAAGATGGTTGAAGATATTTCGTATAACAATGCACACGACTATTTCGGCTTTTACAAATAA
- a CDS encoding mannitol dehydrogenase family protein → MVKITDNYINNQAFADAGISVPDYDDTKLSGKTRWVHFGGGNLFRAYHAAVADKLLSIGDLDAGVVVADTHSKAVIEDVYKPFNNKILRVITKDDGNFDKSLLASVSEALYLTPSETDNWKKMKGIFESPELQLASFTITEKGYGLWKSDGELTDVVKKDIADGPDSPVNNMAGLASLMFARFKAGKYPMALLSTDNFSQNGDKLKKSVVTVAEGWAKNGLVDSEFVDYLKNDKLVSFPLSMIDRITPNPSETVAKKLANEGFEDSQLISTGNTDFAAFANTEEVHYLVVEDSFPNGRPSFEKAGVIMTDRDTVNDADEMKVTTCLNPLHTALAVHGDLLGFESISEEVKDEDMLNLIKQIGYVEGLPVVKDPKVIDPKDFIDQLLNKRLPNPYIPDKPQRIASDTSQKLAIRYGVTISHYLDASDRNVSDLHFIPLVLATWCRYLMAIDDNGEEFTPSPDPLLTELQPKVSDIKLGEDVNVHEHLKDILANKAIFGHDLYEIGLADQVESYFAKQISGKGAVRATLKATLAEFSK, encoded by the coding sequence ATGGTAAAAATTACGGATAATTATATTAATAATCAAGCATTCGCGGACGCCGGAATCTCTGTTCCAGATTACGATGATACTAAGCTATCTGGAAAAACTCGTTGGGTTCATTTTGGTGGTGGAAACTTATTTAGGGCTTACCACGCCGCAGTGGCCGACAAATTGCTATCAATTGGTGATCTTGATGCCGGAGTTGTGGTAGCAGATACTCACAGTAAAGCTGTGATTGAAGATGTGTACAAACCCTTTAACAATAAAATATTGCGGGTAATTACAAAAGATGATGGAAATTTTGATAAGTCATTACTTGCTTCAGTTTCTGAGGCATTATATTTAACGCCTTCAGAAACAGATAATTGGAAAAAAATGAAGGGGATTTTCGAATCGCCTGAGTTACAGCTTGCATCATTTACCATTACTGAAAAGGGTTATGGTCTTTGGAAGTCAGATGGTGAGTTAACAGATGTTGTCAAAAAGGACATCGCTGATGGCCCCGATAGCCCTGTTAATAATATGGCAGGTTTAGCATCATTGATGTTTGCCCGTTTTAAAGCTGGAAAGTACCCGATGGCATTATTGAGTACCGATAACTTTTCACAAAATGGAGATAAGCTGAAGAAGAGTGTAGTTACGGTAGCTGAAGGCTGGGCTAAAAATGGTTTAGTTGATAGTGAGTTTGTTGACTACTTGAAGAACGATAAGTTAGTTAGCTTCCCACTATCAATGATTGACCGAATCACACCAAACCCTTCAGAAACGGTTGCTAAGAAATTGGCAAACGAAGGCTTTGAAGACTCTCAACTTATTTCAACTGGAAATACCGACTTTGCCGCATTTGCTAATACTGAAGAGGTTCATTACCTGGTTGTTGAGGACTCATTCCCTAATGGACGGCCATCATTTGAAAAAGCTGGGGTTATCATGACGGATAGAGATACTGTTAATGATGCCGATGAGATGAAGGTTACTACTTGTTTGAACCCATTGCATACTGCCTTAGCAGTTCATGGTGATTTACTAGGATTTGAATCAATTTCTGAAGAAGTTAAGGATGAAGATATGCTTAACTTGATAAAGCAAATTGGTTACGTCGAGGGCCTTCCGGTTGTTAAGGATCCTAAGGTTATCGATCCAAAGGACTTTATCGACCAACTATTAAACAAGCGATTACCAAATCCATACATTCCTGACAAGCCTCAACGGATTGCATCAGATACTTCACAAAAACTTGCTATCCGATATGGGGTAACCATTTCTCACTATTTAGATGCAAGTGACAGAAATGTTTCTGATCTTCACTTTATCCCACTTGTATTGGCAACTTGGTGCCGTTACTTAATGGCAATCGACGATAATGGTGAGGAGTTCACACCAAGTCCAGATCCATTGTTAACTGAACTTCAACCAAAGGTTTCGGACATCAAACTTGGTGAAGACGTTAATGTTCACGAACACTTGAAGGACATTTTGGCGAACAAGGCGATCTTTGGTCATGACTTGTATGAAATTGGTTTAGCTGATCAAGTTGAATCGTACTTTGCAAAACAAATTAGTGGTAAGGGTGCCGTTCGGGCAACATTAAAGGCCACTTTAGCAGAATTTTCTAAATAA
- a CDS encoding bifunctional 2-keto-4-hydroxyglutarate aldolase/2-keto-3-deoxy-6-phosphogluconate aldolase, whose protein sequence is MKRVEILNNVKKAGVVAVVRGDSKEQAIKTVDAIVEGGVKGIELTFTVPNADQAISELNEKYAGTDVMVGAGTVLDPVSARIAIIAGAKFIVSPSFNEEVAKISNLYQIPYIPGTFTNTEIQHALEFGADIVKLFPGSIAQPGAIKEIHGPFPYVSVMPSGGVNADNLGEWKEAGALIVGVGGSLSAPAAKGDYAAVTANAKELISKWNSFE, encoded by the coding sequence TTGAAACGAGTAGAGATTCTTAACAATGTAAAAAAGGCTGGTGTCGTTGCTGTAGTTCGTGGCGATTCAAAAGAACAAGCGATTAAGACAGTTGATGCAATTGTCGAAGGTGGCGTTAAGGGAATTGAGTTAACGTTTACTGTTCCTAACGCTGACCAAGCAATTAGTGAATTAAACGAAAAGTATGCAGGAACTGATGTAATGGTTGGTGCTGGAACTGTATTGGATCCAGTATCAGCAAGAATTGCCATTATTGCTGGTGCCAAGTTTATTGTTAGCCCATCATTTAATGAAGAAGTTGCTAAAATTTCAAACCTTTATCAAATTCCATACATTCCAGGAACCTTTACAAATACTGAAATTCAACATGCTCTTGAATTTGGTGCTGACATTGTTAAGCTCTTCCCAGGAAGCATCGCACAACCAGGTGCAATTAAAGAAATTCACGGACCATTCCCATACGTTAGTGTTATGCCTTCAGGTGGCGTAAATGCAGACAACCTTGGCGAATGGAAAGAAGCCGGTGCTTTGATTGTCGGAGTTGGTGGTTCACTTAGTGCTCCAGCTGCAAAGGGTGATTATGCAGCAGTTACTGCTAATGCTAAAGAATTGATTTCTAAATGGAACAGTTTCGAATAA
- a CDS encoding sugar kinase, with the protein MKLTSFGELMLRFKPESAKRISQCDRFEASFGGAESNVAVSLTLLGDNAQYVTKLPENTLGDMGIQKLRGIGVDTKNIVRGGDRIGIYFFEKGASVRGTDVVYDRKFSSFSESKADEYDWSKILGDTNYFYVSGITPALSKELQEATLAAANYCNAHGIEVIYDANYRGKLWSVEEAQAFSKQMLPKVSVVLAHDEDFEQAFGIKAFDGDMTNGINQIASFEDAMKELKNQYPNIKTVGTVVRNILSVEKSTWTALLYTDGKFYQGGSYDMHVYEGVAGGDAFGAGLVHGMMNGMDPQAQINFAIAASVYKLTISGDWNLASESEISSIISGGSAMNR; encoded by the coding sequence ATGAAATTAACATCCTTTGGTGAATTAATGTTGAGATTCAAGCCAGAATCGGCAAAGCGGATCAGCCAATGTGACAGATTTGAAGCAAGTTTTGGCGGTGCCGAATCTAACGTTGCCGTTTCACTTACTCTATTAGGAGATAACGCACAGTACGTAACTAAGCTTCCTGAAAACACCCTAGGTGATATGGGAATTCAAAAACTGCGTGGCATCGGCGTTGATACTAAAAATATCGTTCGTGGCGGAGATAGAATAGGAATTTATTTCTTTGAAAAAGGTGCTAGTGTTCGGGGAACTGACGTCGTTTATGATCGTAAATTTAGTTCCTTTTCTGAATCAAAAGCCGATGAGTATGATTGGAGCAAAATTTTAGGTGACACTAATTACTTCTATGTATCAGGGATTACCCCTGCCCTTTCAAAAGAACTACAAGAAGCAACACTTGCTGCAGCAAATTACTGTAATGCACACGGAATTGAAGTGATTTATGATGCTAACTATCGTGGCAAACTATGGTCAGTGGAAGAAGCTCAAGCATTTTCTAAGCAAATGTTGCCAAAGGTTTCAGTTGTGTTAGCCCATGATGAGGACTTTGAACAAGCTTTTGGAATCAAGGCATTTGACGGTGACATGACAAACGGTATCAACCAAATCGCTTCGTTTGAAGACGCAATGAAGGAATTAAAGAATCAATACCCTAACATTAAAACAGTTGGGACTGTAGTTAGAAACATCCTATCCGTAGAAAAGAGTACTTGGACAGCACTTCTATATACAGACGGAAAGTTTTACCAAGGTGGTTCTTACGATATGCACGTATACGAAGGTGTTGCCGGTGGTGATGCATTCGGAGCGGGCTTAGTCCACGGAATGATGAATGGAATGGATCCACAGGCACAAATCAACTTCGCAATTGCTGCTAGTGTCTACAAGCTAACAATTAGTGGCGACTGGAACCTAGCTTCCGAATCAGAAATTAGTAGCATTATTTCTGGTGGTTCAGCAATGAATCGTTAA
- a CDS encoding sugar porter family MFS transporter: MKATTNATPLSSKEHKRAYPKYLTLTVFVAALGGLLFGYDQGVMSGAVSFIGHSFKMSSGLLGFISGCIPLGAMVGCLIAGYLADKIGRKLMMFVSAIFFALSGVGCAVAPSVGILIASRLLGGLGIGMVSTLVPLYIAEISPKNVRGKMVGSYQLAVATGIFIVYLVNALIANTHTMEWNQNVGWRMMFMAAIIPGILFFGLLFLIPESPRYLISKHQDEEARKIMTRVSYESSQTINNEVESVKDSLKEENNSGNFWKEIIKKGTRMALFIAIMCSIFQQLTGVSAVAYYAPVIFKNAGAGTDAAMVETVLIGLVKVIFVAFFMGMIDKLGRKRLLKWGGYGMAICMFLLAYCFSQSDMSKAFDIFVIALIIIHTSFFEMSWGGGAWVLISEMLPNKIRGRASSLASFALWGATYAVTQLFPMMLDNLGDVWTFAIFGIFCVIMGLFIHFFFKETAGKSLEEIQESK; this comes from the coding sequence ATGAAAGCAACAACTAACGCTACGCCCTTGTCTAGCAAGGAACACAAACGTGCTTACCCCAAGTATTTAACGCTTACCGTTTTCGTTGCAGCACTTGGTGGGCTCTTGTTTGGTTATGATCAAGGTGTCATGTCAGGAGCAGTTTCGTTTATCGGTCACTCGTTCAAAATGTCCAGTGGACTGCTCGGTTTTATCTCAGGCTGCATCCCTTTGGGAGCCATGGTTGGTTGCCTGATTGCAGGTTACCTTGCTGATAAGATTGGTCGGAAATTGATGATGTTTGTTTCAGCAATTTTCTTTGCTCTTTCAGGTGTCGGCTGTGCAGTTGCACCATCAGTTGGAATTCTAATTGCATCACGACTTCTTGGTGGTCTAGGAATTGGTATGGTATCCACATTAGTTCCCCTTTACATCGCAGAAATTTCTCCTAAGAATGTTCGTGGAAAAATGGTTGGTAGTTATCAACTTGCCGTTGCAACTGGAATTTTCATAGTCTATCTAGTTAATGCTTTGATTGCCAACACCCACACCATGGAATGGAACCAAAACGTTGGCTGGCGCATGATGTTCATGGCCGCAATCATCCCCGGAATTTTATTCTTTGGATTACTATTCTTAATCCCTGAAAGTCCAAGATACTTAATTAGTAAGCATCAAGACGAAGAAGCTCGTAAAATTATGACTCGGGTTTCTTATGAAAGTAGTCAAACTATCAACAATGAAGTTGAAAGTGTTAAAGATTCACTGAAAGAAGAAAATAACAGTGGTAATTTCTGGAAAGAAATTATCAAAAAGGGAACTCGAATGGCCTTGTTCATCGCCATTATGTGTTCAATCTTCCAACAATTAACTGGTGTAAGTGCCGTTGCTTACTATGCCCCAGTTATTTTCAAAAATGCCGGTGCAGGTACCGATGCTGCGATGGTAGAAACCGTTTTAATTGGTTTAGTAAAAGTTATCTTTGTTGCCTTCTTCATGGGAATGATCGACAAGCTCGGTAGAAAGCGACTTCTTAAATGGGGTGGCTACGGAATGGCAATTTGTATGTTCCTACTAGCCTACTGCTTCAGCCAAAGCGATATGTCAAAGGCATTCGATATCTTCGTCATTGCCCTGATCATCATCCACACTAGTTTCTTCGAAATGTCATGGGGTGGCGGTGCCTGGGTTCTTATCTCAGAAATGCTTCCAAATAAGATTCGTGGTCGTGCATCATCTCTCGCATCATTTGCTCTTTGGGGTGCCACATACGCAGTAACCCAATTGTTCCCAATGATGCTTGATAACCTTGGTGATGTTTGGACATTCGCAATTTTCGGTATCTTCTGTGTCATCATGGGATTATTCATTCACTTCTTCTTTAAAGAAACTGCTGGAAAATCTCTAGAGGAAATTCAAGAGTCAAAATAA